A genomic segment from Osmerus mordax isolate fOsmMor3 chromosome 5, fOsmMor3.pri, whole genome shotgun sequence encodes:
- the six2a gene encoding homeobox protein SIX2a isoform X2 — protein MSMLPTFGFTQEQVACVCEVLQQGGNIERLGRFLWSLPACEHLHKNESVLKAKAVVAFHRGNFRELYKILESHQFSPHNHPKLQQLWLKAHYIEAEKLRGRPLGAVGKYRVRRKFPLPRSIWDGEETSYCFKEKSRSVLREWYTHNPYPSPREKRELAEATGLTTTQVSNWFKNRRQRDRAAEAKERENNENSNSHNPLTSSMNGNKTILGSSDDDKTPSGTPDHTSSSPAMLLTSNSGLQSLHGLAPPPGPSAIPVPSADSVHHHHSLHDTILNPMSSNLVDLGS, from the exons ATGTCTATGCTTCCAACGTTTGGCTTTACGCAAGAGCAAGTCGCGTGCGTCTGTGAGGTTCTCCAACAGGGTGGCAATATCGAACGTCTCGGGCGCTTTTTGTGGTCTTTACCAGCTTGCGAGCACCTCCACAAAAACGAGAGTGTTCTCAAAGCTAAAGCTGTGGTTGCGTTCCACAGAGGAAACTTCAGAGAACTTTATAAGATTCTCGAAAGCCACCAATTTTCTCCCCACAACCACCCGAAGCTACAGCAGTTGTGGCTCAAAGCGCACTATATTGAGGCGGAGAAACTCCGGGGCCGTCCTCTCGGGGCTGTGGGAAAGTACCGTGTCCGCAGAAAGTTCCCACTGCCTCGGTCCATATGGGACGGCGAAGAGACGAGTTACTGTTTCAAAGAGAAGAGCCGGAGCGTGCTCAGAGAGTGGTACACGCACAACCCGTACCCTTCCCCGCGAGAAAAAAGAGAGCTTGCAGAAGCCACCGGGTTGACTACAACACAAGTCAGTAACTGGTTCAAAAACAGACGGCAAAGAGACCGTGCGGCAGAGGCCAAGGAAAG GGAAAACAACGAGAACAGCAATAGTCACAACCCATTGACTTCTTCCATGAATGGAAATAAAACTATTTTGGGGAGCTCGGACGACGACAAAACGCCTTCAGGAACGCCGGATCACACGTCCTCGAGCCCGGCTATGCTCCTCACATCAAACTCGGGATTGCAGTCTCTGCACGGCCTTGCGCCGCCACCGGGACCCAGTGCCATCCCGGTGCCCAGTGCAGACTCGGTGCACCACCATCACTCTTTGCACGACACTATACTGAACCCTATGTCGTCTAACTTGGTGGATCTGGGCTCCTAA
- the six2a gene encoding homeobox protein SIX2a isoform X1, which produces MSMLPTFGFTQEQVACVCEVLQQGGNIERLGRFLWSLPACEHLHKNESVLKAKAVVAFHRGNFRELYKILESHQFSPHNHPKLQQLWLKAHYIEAEKLRGRPLGAVGKYRVRRKFPLPRSIWDGEETSYCFKEKSRSVLREWYTHNPYPSPREKRELAEATGLTTTQVSNWFKNRRQRDRAAEAKERYEENNENSNSHNPLTSSMNGNKTILGSSDDDKTPSGTPDHTSSSPAMLLTSNSGLQSLHGLAPPPGPSAIPVPSADSVHHHHSLHDTILNPMSSNLVDLGS; this is translated from the exons ATGTCTATGCTTCCAACGTTTGGCTTTACGCAAGAGCAAGTCGCGTGCGTCTGTGAGGTTCTCCAACAGGGTGGCAATATCGAACGTCTCGGGCGCTTTTTGTGGTCTTTACCAGCTTGCGAGCACCTCCACAAAAACGAGAGTGTTCTCAAAGCTAAAGCTGTGGTTGCGTTCCACAGAGGAAACTTCAGAGAACTTTATAAGATTCTCGAAAGCCACCAATTTTCTCCCCACAACCACCCGAAGCTACAGCAGTTGTGGCTCAAAGCGCACTATATTGAGGCGGAGAAACTCCGGGGCCGTCCTCTCGGGGCTGTGGGAAAGTACCGTGTCCGCAGAAAGTTCCCACTGCCTCGGTCCATATGGGACGGCGAAGAGACGAGTTACTGTTTCAAAGAGAAGAGCCGGAGCGTGCTCAGAGAGTGGTACACGCACAACCCGTACCCTTCCCCGCGAGAAAAAAGAGAGCTTGCAGAAGCCACCGGGTTGACTACAACACAAGTCAGTAACTGGTTCAAAAACAGACGGCAAAGAGACCGTGCGGCAGAGGCCAAGGAAAGGTACGA GGAAAACAACGAGAACAGCAATAGTCACAACCCATTGACTTCTTCCATGAATGGAAATAAAACTATTTTGGGGAGCTCGGACGACGACAAAACGCCTTCAGGAACGCCGGATCACACGTCCTCGAGCCCGGCTATGCTCCTCACATCAAACTCGGGATTGCAGTCTCTGCACGGCCTTGCGCCGCCACCGGGACCCAGTGCCATCCCGGTGCCCAGTGCAGACTCGGTGCACCACCATCACTCTTTGCACGACACTATACTGAACCCTATGTCGTCTAACTTGGTGGATCTGGGCTCCTAA